GGATCTGTTGGAAGCGGTGCAGAAGAAGCGGGCCCACGAAGGGTTTTTGGCCGAATTCATCCCTCTCCTGGATCGGATCGGAACCCCTGAAGCGAAGCTGGCGAAGGAGACGATCGAAGGGGTGTTTGAGCAGGCTGCGGGGGTTTCGCCGGAGGCGGCCCAGTGGTACGCGAAACATTGGGTGGTTCGCCTGTCCGATGCCGCCCAGGTGGCCTTGCTCTACGACCTGGCGGATCACGGCGGGGACCGGTACGCCCGATTGGCCGAGCTGTATGCCCGGCGTTTTCTCCGAGGGGAGGAATATCCCGACTGGGCGATGCAGGAGCCTCAAGTATGGGGAGGAGAGATGATCGATGAAAAAGTTCGTCGTGCATGAGCTCTTGCACCACACCCTGATGAACCGGCCGGATTCGGAGATCGTGAGCGGCCCGGTCCGTCTGACCTATGAAAAGATGTATGAGCGGATCCTCCGGCTGGCCGACCGGCTGGGGCGCATGGGGATCGGACGGGGAACGGTGGTGGGGGTGATGGATGTCAACAGCCATCGCTATCTGGAACTCCACTACGCCCTGTCCATGCTCGGTGCCGTGATCCACACCCTCAATTTCCGGCTGTCGGGAGAGGATCTCGCCTATACCATCCGCCACGCCGAAGACGAGTGGCTCTTCGTGTGGGACGGATTTGCGGAGGCGGCAAAGCCGTTGCGGCGGCTGGTGCCCAATTGGGTGTGGCTGTCGGAGGACGCCGAGGGTCCCGAGCCGGGCACTCCCACCTACGAGGGACTGGTGGAGGAGGGAAGGGCCACGGAGCCGCAGTCCGCGGATGATGTGGACGAAACCGCTCCGTATTCCCTCTTTTACACCACGGGCACGACCGGTCGGCCCAAGGGGCTTTTGTACCGCCACCGGGACATCCTGTGGGCTTCCCTGCAGATGGCCCACCACCTTGCCCTGCACCGGACCGGCGCGTCAGTCAGGAGCGATGATGTGTTCATGCCGCTGATTCCCTTTTTCCACATCCACGGCTGGGGCACCACCATGTTTGTCCCGTACCTGGGGGCGAAACTGGTGCTTCCCGGCCGATCGGGGCCACGGGAACAGCTGGAACTGATCCGGAGGGAAGGGGTCACCTGGTGCAACATGGTGCCCACCCAGCTCCAGATGCTGCTCGGGGAGCTCGAGGAAGGGGAAACGCTTCCCCTCAAGGTGCTGACCGGAGGAAGCCCCCTTCCCACGGGACTCGCCCGGAAGGCCCGGGCCAGGGATGTGTCGTACTCCCTGATCTACGGGGGGTCGGACCAGCTGGGGGCGAGCATCGCCGTGGTCCCCGAAGGGATGGACCCTGCATCCCCGGAGGCGGATCAGATCCTGGCCACCCGCATGCGGGCCATGCCGATGGTGGAGATCGAGGTGCGCGACAAAAGCGGGAGCCTGGTGCCCCGGGACGGGAAGACCATCGGGGAAGTCTGGGTGCGGAGCCCGTGGCTGCCTTCGGGTTACTACAAGGATCCGGAG
This region of Planifilum fimeticola genomic DNA includes:
- a CDS encoding AMP-binding protein — encoded protein: MKKFVVHELLHHTLMNRPDSEIVSGPVRLTYEKMYERILRLADRLGRMGIGRGTVVGVMDVNSHRYLELHYALSMLGAVIHTLNFRLSGEDLAYTIRHAEDEWLFVWDGFAEAAKPLRRLVPNWVWLSEDAEGPEPGTPTYEGLVEEGRATEPQSADDVDETAPYSLFYTTGTTGRPKGLLYRHRDILWASLQMAHHLALHRTGASVRSDDVFMPLIPFFHIHGWGTTMFVPYLGAKLVLPGRSGPREQLELIRREGVTWCNMVPTQLQMLLGELEEGETLPLKVLTGGSPLPTGLARKARARDVSYSLIYGGSDQLGASIAVVPEGMDPASPEADQILATRMRAMPMVEIEVRDKSGSLVPRDGKTIGEVWVRSPWLPSGYYKDPERSEESYVDGWFRSGDLAVQHPDGTLYVADREKDAVKSGGEWIPCGVLESVLSEHPKVEAAAVVAKPDERWGARPLAAVKVREPVEKEELARYLEERVKEGRIAKFWVPDDFVFVQDLPVTSAGKVHKAALRERLGLA